Within the Streptomyces sp. NBC_00353 genome, the region CGACACCGCGATGAAGATCCAGACGACCAGGATCACCGCGCCGATCATGTTGAGCAGCCAGGGGAAGACATCGTCCGGCCGCCAGTAGCTCAGCAGCACGCACAGGAAGCCGAAGACGGACGAGACGAGGACCGCGTTGCGCGGTACGCCGGAGCTGACCCGGCCGAGGCGCTTCGGGCCCTGGTCCCTGGCGACCAGCGAGCAGGCCATCCGCGAAGCGCCGTAGATGTTCGCGTTCATCGCGGAGAGCAGTGCGATCAGGATGACCACGTTCATGATCTCCGCGGCGCCGCTGATGCCCAGGTGGTCGAGGGTCGCGTAGAACGGGCCGACCGTCGCGACCTTCGGGTCGTCCCACGGCACGAGGGTGACGATGACCGCCATCGAACCGACGTAGAACAGCGCGATCCGCCACATCGCCGTACGGACCGCCTTGGCCACGCCCCGCACCGGGTTCTCGGACTCGGCCGCGGCGATGGTGACCGTCTCCAGACCGCCGTACGCGAAGACGGAGGCGAGCAGCCCGATGATGAAGCCGTTGGAGCCGTTCGGCAGGAACCCGCCGTCGCCCCGGAGATTGGCGCCGCCCGGGGCGTCCGTGCCGGGCAGCACCCCGAGGATCGCCAGCACACCCAGCACCAGGAAGAGCGTGATCGCGACGACCTTCAGCGAGGCGAACCAGAACTCGAACTCGCCGAAGTTCTTCACGGCGGCCAGGTTCGTGCCGAGGAAGACCGCCATGAACAGCGCCACCCACGCCCACTCGGGAGTGCCGGGCAGCCAGCCGGTGACGATCTTGGCGGCGCCGATCCCCTCCAGTCCGACGGCGACACAGAGCAGCACCCAGAACGCCCAGCCGGCGGTGAACCCCGCCCACGGCCCGATCGCCCGTTCAGCATGGACGGAGAAGGAGCCGGAGGCCGGATTGGCCGCGGACATCTCGCCGAGCATGCGCATCACGAACATGACCAGCAGCCCGGAGATGGCGTAGGCGATGACGATCGAGGGCCCGGCGGAGGCGATACCGGCTCCGGAACCGACGAACAGCCCGGCACCGATGACACCGCCGAGGGCGATCATCGACAGATGGCGCTGCTTGAGTCCATGGGTGAGGGCGGAGTCGGCCTTGACGGCGGAGACATCGGAGCCGGTCGGGACTGCGGAGACTTCGGAGCCGGCGGTGGGGGGAGACGCGGAGGTCCGAGACATGGACGTGCTCTGTTCGGTAGCTGAGACAGGGACGAAGCCACAGTCTGTGCGTGGCTCCCGCTCACAGGGAACATGTGTCCGCTATACGGGCACCAGGCTCACACAAGGTGAACACCTGGGTACACGCCCCGCGTACACGCCCCGCCACGGATCCGCCGGGTCAGGCCCGTCGCCGGTCCCGCAGTTCCCGCGCCCCCGCGACGAGCAGCACCAGACCCGTCGCCCCCGCCGACCACAGCACCTGCGGGCGCGCCACGTCATCGGTCAGCATCAGCACCAGTACGGCCACGAGTGCGGCCAGCGTCACCCAGGTCAGCCACGGGAAGCACCACATCCGCAGGGTCAGCGCCTCGGGCGCCTCGCGCTCCAGCCGGCGGCGCAGCCGCAGCTGCGACGCGGCGATCAGCCCCCAGACGAACAGCAGCACCGCGCCTACCGAGTTGAGCAGATAGAGGAAGACGGAGTCGGGCCACTTCAGATTGAGCAGTACGGAGACGAAGCCGAAGGCGACCGAGGCGAGGACCGCCCGCCGCGGCACCCCGCCCCCGCCACCGCTCCCCGACACCTTGAGCAGCCCGCGCGGCCCCTCGCCGCGCTCGGCCAGCGAGAAGACCATCCGGGACGCGCCGTAGAGATTGGCGTTCAGCGCGGAGAGCAGCGCCACGAACACCACGATGTTCATGATCTGCCCGGCCGACGGCACCCCGATCGCGTCCAGGACCTTGACGTACGGGCTCAGTCCGGCCTGCTGCGCGGTCCACGGCAGCACCGTGACGATCACCAGCATCGAGCCGACGTAGAAGAAGAGGATCCGCACGACGGCGCTGCGCACCGCACGTCCCACCGCGCGCGCCGGATCGTCGGTCTCGGCCGCAGCGATCGTCACGACCTCCAGGCCGCCGAATGCGAAGACGACGGTCAGCACACCTGAGACGACGCCGCCCCAGCCGTTCGGCAGGAAGCCGCCCTGCCCGGTGAGATTGGTCAGCCCGACCGGATCGGTGTCCGGGAGCAGACCGAAGACGGCGAGCAGCCCGAGCACCAGGAAGATCACGATCGCGGTGACCTTGAGCGCGGCGAACCAGAACTCGAACTCGCCGAAGTTCTTCACCGCGGTCAGATTGGTGACGGTGAACACCACCATGAACGCCAGCACCCACGCCCACTGGTCCACGCCCGGCACCCAGCCGTGGGCGATCTGTGCGGCGGCCGTCGCCTCCACGGCGAGGACGACCACCAGCAGGAACCAGTAGAGCCACCCCACGCTGAACCCGGCCCAGCGGCCGAGCGCCCGCTCGGCATGGACGGAGAAGGCGCCGGAGGCGGGTATCGCGGCAGACATCTCGCCGAGCATCCGCATCACCAGCATCGCGAGCGCGCCGGCGATCAGATACGACACGACGATGCCCGGCCCGGCGACCGCGATCCCGGCGCCCGAACCGACGAAGAGCCCGGCGCCGATCACCCCGCCCAGGCCGAGCATGGTCAGATGGCGCTGCTTCAGCGCGTGCGAGAGCGGTTCCTGCTGCGTGGGGGGAGGGGCGTCGTGCATGGGGTGCGGGTCACTCTCGGATAATTTATGGGGAACCTACAGTCTCACGCCGGGAGACGCGGTCCGCCGGGCGCCCCCTCCAGGCCCCCACCTCAGTGACGAGCATCACGCCGTCACATGATTGCGTGCCGGTCTTTGTGTGAACCCCACTAACCGGCCAACCGCCGCTTTGTGGGCGGCTGATGGTGATCGAGCGTTAACCCGTGGGCTAACGTCAGCCTCAGTCTGTCCCCACCTGCCCTCACCACCGCGGAGTCCCGATGAGCACTGCTGCCGCCCCCGTCCGTACCGGAGCGGTCCTCGCCGACCTGCTGCCCGCCGCCAGGCACCGCTACGCCATCGACACCGCCCTGGTCGTCGGCGGCGCCGCGCTCACCGGCATCGCCGCGCAGATCGCCGTCCCGGTCCCCGGCTCCCCGGTCCCCGTCACCGGCCAGACCTTCGCCGCGCTCCTCGTCGGCACCGCGCTCGGCGCCCGCCGCGGCTTCCTCTCCCTCGCCGTGTACGCGCTCGTCGGCATGGCGGGCATGCCGTGGTTCGCGGGCGGCAGCTCGGGCGCGGGCGGCGCCTCGTTCGGTTACGTCCTCGGCATGCTCCTCGCCGCCACTGTGGTCGGCGCCCTCGCCCGCCGCGGCGGCGACCGCTCCGTGCTGCGCACCGCCGGCACCATGGTGCTCGGCTCCGCGATCATCTACGCGGTCGGTGTCCCGTACCTGGCGCTGTCCACCGGGATGTCGGCAAGCGCCGCGATCGCGGCCGGCCTGGTGCCGTTCCTGCTCGGTGACGCACTGAAGGCGGCGCTGGCGATGGGCGCGCTGCCCGCCGCCTGGAAGCTCGTCGGCCGCCGCGGCTGACGGAGGCTCACGCGCTTTCGTAAGCCCCTCCGAAGAGGCTCGCCGGGTCGCACTGCGACAGCAGACCGGCGAGCCTCTTCAGCGTCCGGGCGTCGTGAAGTGATTCGGTACGGTCCCCGCCGCCGAACGAGAAGACCAGCGACCGGTCCACGGCCGGTGGGAGTGGCTCCAAGGCCCCGGACACCCGCCGTACAGCTCCCGCCGTCACGTCCCTATCGCCGAGCGGCGGCAGCAGCCGCACCGCCGGGGTCCGCAGAGCCGGTCCGCGTCCGGTCCGCTCGGCATGGCGCTGTCCGCGCCCGGGGGCGGACACGACGGCGGCCCGGACCTCGTCGGCATCGGTGACGCCGACGAGGTCCGGGCCGGAGCGTGGAACCTGTCCGGAACCCGGCCAGTTCCTCCGCATGTCCGGGGTCGCCGGGACGGAAGGTGTTCTGGGCGGGCAGCTGGTCGTTCGTGGAGAGGCTCTCCGTTCGCCCGGTGTGCGGCAGGAGAGAGCCTCCCCGGTGTACCTGACATCGACCGTCAGGTGGGGACGGGCTCGATCAGGCGTCGGCGGACGCGTCCGCCGTGACCGCGGCCGTTCCGGCCTTGCGCTGACGGACCTCACGTACCAGCGAGATCGCCACCACGATCGCCGCGACGAGCAGCGAGAGCAGTACCTGCTCACGGCCGCTGTCGTCGGTCAGCATGTAGACCAGCACGAACGAGATCATCGCGATGGTCGCCCAGGTCAGATACGGGAAGAGCCACATCCGCACGACCAGCTTCTCCGGCGACTCGCGCAGGATGATGCCGCGCATCCGCAGCTGGGTGAAGCAGATGACCAGCCAGACGAACAGGGCGACGGCACCGGACGAGTTCAGCAGGAACTGGAAGACGGTGTCCGGCCACTGGTAGTTGAAGAACACGGCGACGAAGCCGAAGACGACGGAGGACAGGATGGCCGCCCGCGGCACGCCCCGCTTGTTCGTCCGGGCGAACGCCTTCGGCGCGTCACCGCGCTCGCCGAGCGAGAACGCCATCCGCGAGGCCGTGTAGAGGCCGGAGTTGAGGCAGGACAGCACGGCCGTCAGCACGATGACGTCCATCACCTGTCCGGCGTGCGGAATGCCGATCGAGTTCAGTGCGGCCACATAGCTGCCGTCCTTGAGGATCGACGCGTCGTTCCACGGCAGCAGCGTCAGCACGATGAAGATCGAGCCCAGGTAGAAGACGGCGATCCGCCAGATCACGCTGTTGGTGGCCTTCTGGACGGCACGCTGCGGGTTCTCCGACTCGCCGGCCGCCAGCGTCACGATCTCGCTGCCCATGAACGAGAAGACGACCATGAGCACACCGGTGAGGATGGCACCCGGCCCGTGGGGGAAGAAGCCGCCGCTGTCGGTGAGATGCGCGAGCCCCGAGCCCGGATTGTCCGAACCGGGCAGCAGTCCGAAGACGGCGAGCAACCCGACGACCACGAACGCGGCGATCGCCACGACCTTGATCCCGGCGAACCAGAACTCGAACTCTCCGTACGAACTGACCGAGACCAGGTTCGTCGCGGTGAGCACCAACATGACGATCAGTGCCCATGCCCACTGCGGGACGGCCGGCACCCAGCCCTCCAGGATCTTGGCACCCGCCGTGGCTTCGACGGCGAGCACCACGACCCAGAAGAACCAGTACAGCCAGCCGATCGAGAAGCCGGCCCAGCGGCCGAGGGCCCGGTCGGCGTAGGCGGAGAAGGAGCCCGAGCTGGGCCGGGCCGCGGCCATCTCGCCGAGCATCCGCATCACGAAGACGACCATGAGGCCGACCAGCGCGTACGAGAGCAGAATGGCCGGTCCCGCGGCGGCGATACCGGCACCGGAACCCACGAAGAGGCCCGCGCCGATCACTCCGCCGATGGCGATCATCGAGAGGTGACGGTTCTTGAGACCGGCCTGGAGCCCGTCCGAGGAGCCCGGCTTGTCCGCCCGGCCCGGCTCGCCGGGCTGATGGCCCGGCCCTGCCAGAGTCGTTTGCGTCATGGATCGAATCCTTACGTTCTGGATCACTCGGTTCCGTGGCTGCGCCGCTGCACGGTGGTGGGCGGCGGGACCCAGGCATTGAAGCCCGCAGAACCCCGGAAGCGGAACCCCCTCTTCCGGATCATTGTCCGGATCGTTGCCGGTGTGGGGTTACGCACACACTCCCCGCACAAGGGCTCCGCACGGGGTAGCCCCGGAGGGTCCCGACCCCGATGACGGCTACCCCGTGATCCGCATGCCACACTCGACACATGCGCGTGTACCTCGGCTCAGACCATGCCGGCTTCGAACTCAAGAACCACCTCGTCGAGTGGCTCACGGCCCAGGGCCACGAAGCCGTCGACTGTGGCCCCCACATCTACGACGCCCAGGACGACTACCCGCCGTTCTGCCTGCGCGCCGCCGAGAGGACGGCCGCGGACGCGGGCAGTCTCGGCATCGTGATCGGCGGCTCCGGCAACGGCGAGCAGATGGCCGCCAACAAGGTGAAGGGCGTACGTGCCGCGCTCGCCTGGAGCGAGCAGACCGCCGCTCTCGGCCGCGAGCACAACAACGCCAACGTGGTGTCCATCGGTGGCCGCATGCACACGGTGGAGGAGTCCACGAAGTTCGTCGAGATCTTCCTCGCCACGCCGTACTCGGGTGAAGAGCGTCACACCCGCCGCATCGAGATGCTGACGGCGTACGAGACGACGGGCGAGCTCCCCCCGATCCCGGCCCACCACCCGCAGCAGGGCTGACCGCCCTACCCCCACCGTGCCGCCGGCCTGCCCGGCGGCACAGCCATTTCCCCCTATCCCACGTCACCGAGGAGAGCCGCCGCCGTGCCCGAGGGACACACGATCCACCGCCTGGCCGCGGACCACCGCGATCGGTTCGTGGGCGGGCCGGTGCGGGTCAGCAGCCCGCAGGGCAGGTTCTCGGACAGCGCGGCGCTCCTCGACGGCCGTGGGTTCACCGGCGTCGACGCGCACGGCAAACACCTGTTCCTCGGCTTCGAGGACGCCGGGTGGATCCACATCCACCTCGGCCTGTTCGGCAAGCTCCACTTCGGTACGACGCCGGTTCCGCCGCCCACGGACACCGTCCGGCTGCGCCTGGCCAACGACGACCACCACGCGGACCTGCGCGGCCCGACCACCTGCGCCCTCATCACGGAACCCGAGAAGCGCGCGATACACGACCGGCTGGGCCCGGACCCGCTGCGGACCGACGAGGACGGCGAACGCGCCTGGCGGCGGATCTCACGCAGCCGTATCACGGTGGCCGCGCTGCTGATGGACCAGAAGGTCATCGCGGGCGTCGGCAACGTGTACCGGGCGGAGGTCCTGTTCCGGCACGGTATCGACCCGTACCGGCAGGGCAAGGACCTCACCCGTGCGGAGTGGGACGCGATCTGGGTGGACCTGGTGACGCTGATGCGCGCGGGTGTACGGAACAACCGGATCGACACGGTGCGTCCGGAGCACATGCCGGAGGCGATGGGGCGGGCGCCGCGGGTGGACGACCACGGGGGCGAGGTGTACGTGTACCGGCGGGCCCGGCAGGGGTGCCACATCTGCGGCACGGAGATCCGCGCGGCGGAGCTGGCGGCCCGCAACCTCTTCTGGTGCCCGACCTGCCAGCGCGCCTAGCCCCGTGTCCTCAATCGCCGGGCGGGCTTGATTTTGCGCCCCCGCGCGCCTTCCGCACCGCCCCGGCCGTCACCCACCCCAGTCGGCGGACGGCCCGATTTCCCCGCACGCAGGCGCCTTCAAGGCCGCGCATCTTCTCCGAGCCGCGACCGGCCGCCGGGCGCCTCCGGCAACGTCACCCCCGCTAGAACCCCCGCGGAAGCCACGGCTCCACCATCCCCGAGAACGCCGACGCCGCCTCCGCCACCGCGCCCGCCCGCAGCTCCTGTACCCGCCCGGCCCGCGCCAGTGAGAGCAGCGATTCGCCGCCCAGGTAAGCCGACCCCAGCTCCCGTACGGAAAGCGCCAGATCAGCCGGATCATCCGTCCGCTTGCACGACGCGCCCCCCTTCGTGTCGGCCGTGAGCCGCCAACGCCCCGCGTTCCACGGGCAGAACGCGTCCTCGACCTCGAACACCACGTCCACCGCAGCCCGGTACGCCCGCGCCTCCAACGCCGCGCCCAGCTCCACCAGCCGTACGTACAGCGAGTCGCGCAGCTTGATGTTGCACCGGCGTACGTCCGAGACGAGATGCAGAACCGCATCGTCGACCGGCCGGTTCCGCGCCTCGACCGTCGACGTCAGGTCGATCTCGAAGAGGAACCGCCACAGCGCCGCGTACGCCGCCGGGTCAAGCGCCGACAGGTCGTCCACGGCGATCCGGCCCTTGGGGCCCGCCGCGTCCCAGTCCGGCTTGATGCGGAACGTCGAGTACCCGACGACCTCACCCGCCCGCTCCGCCAGCAGGCACTGCAGCGGCGACGCCCCCTGCCGCGCGCTCGCCGGGTCGATCAGCGCCCTCCGCTCCCAGCCGGGACCGTGCGCCGGCGTCCCCGGCCGCCCCGCCACCAGCCGCTCGTACACGCCCTCGCACGCAGCGGTCGCCTCGTCCGGCCTGGCGTACCGCAGGCGGACCTCGTCCGTGCCGTCCGGCACCGCCAGCCGCACCCGGTCCGTGTCGATCTCCAGGGACATCTGCTTCGTGGCCGCCCCGTACCCGAACCGGCCGTAGATCGCGGGCTCCGAGGCCGTCAGCACGGCCAGGGGTTCACCCAGCGCTCGGACGTCGTCGAGCTGACGCCGCATCATCGAGGTCAGCAGTCCGCGCCTGCGGTGTGTGGCCGCTACACCGACCATTGTCACGCCGGCTGCGGGCACCAGCGCCCCGCCGGGCACGGCCAGCCGGAAGCTGAAGGCCCCCGCCGTACCGACCACATCCGGGCCGTCCCAGATGCCGATCGACCGCTCGTGCTCGGTCAGCTCCTCCCAGAGCTCGCGCTCCTCCGGAGAGTCGGCTACGCCGCCGAACGCGAGCTCCAGGCTCCCGAACCATTCGTTCCATTCGGACGGACGCAACACCCGCAGCTCAGTAGTCATATGCCATGCCTACCAGGGGTACGGCAGACGGGCGACCCGTTTTCGAACGCATTGTCACAGGGGTCCCCCTGCACCTGAGGCGCTCGTGTGGATAAGGTCCCCGCAATGGCCCGTCGCGCAGGAGCAGACTCGTACCCGGCCCGATTGCAGAAATCGGCGCACCGGGCGCGCATCGCGCTGCGCAAATCCGGTGTCGACTACTTCCGCGGCGACGGCTCCGACTGGATCGCCCTGGTCGGCCTCCTGCTGACCGTCCCGGCCATCACCTGCGGCACGCTGCTGAACGCGGTGTGGTGCGCACCGGCCGCGCTCGTCCTGCCGATCGTCGCGGGCGGTCTGCTGCTGCGACCGGCCAGCCTGCTGGGGCTGTACGCGACCGCTGCCGCGGCCCTGATCGTGGAGTCGATCGCGCTCGGCCCGTACTCGGAGGGGCCGGCCCGGGTGACGCCGGGCACCGTCCTGGTGGTCGCGGCCTGCGGCTTCTTCGGCCTGATCCTCGCCCAGTTCCGGGCCAGGGTAGGCGTGCCGTGGCGGCGCGGCGGCACCATGCTCTTCGACCTGCGCGAACGCATCCGGGTGCAGAGCGCCCTGCCGCGGCTGCCGCAGGGCTGGCACCGCGAGATGGCGCTGCGCCCGGCTGGCGGCCAGTCGTTCTCCGGCGACTTCGTCGTCGCGGCCCGCACCAACGGCGGCCGCACCCTGGAGGCCGTACTCACCGATGTCTCCGGCAAGGGCATGGACGCGGGGTCCCGTGCCCTGCTGCTGTCCGGCGCGTTCGGTGGCCTGCTCGGCTCGCTGCCCCCGCACGGCTTCCTGCCCGCGGCCAACGCCTACCTGCTGCGCCAGGACTGGGACGAGGGCTTCGCCACCTCCATCCATCTGGTGCTGGACCTCGAATCGGGCGACTACGAGCTCCTCTCCGCGGGCCACCCGCCGGCCCTGCAGCTGCACGCGGGCAGCGGCCGGTGGGAGGAGAAGGCTGCGGAGGGCCCGCTGCTCGGGGTGTACGACGGGGCACAGTTCGACGCGGTGAAGGGCTCACTGGCCCCCGGCGATGTGCTGATGCTCTTCACGGACGGGCTGGTGGAGGCGTCCGACCGGGACATCGCGGAGGGCATGGACCGGCTGACCGGCGAGGCCGACCGCTATGTCGTCACCGGCTTCGACGGCGCGGCCTGGCATCTGATCGAGGCGTGCGCGAAGGACGTCAACGACGACCGTGCGCTGCTGCTGCTGTCCCGTCGGTCCTGAACCGTACGAGCCAGGGCTCGGCACTCGGCACCTGCCGGTCATGACGACGCCCGTCCACGCGGCCCTGCGCCGGACGACCACCCGTCCGTAGAGTCGTCCCATGCCCACGCCACGCACACCCCTGACCCTGACCGAAGTCGAGGCGATCGCCCGCAGCGCGCACGCCGGCCGGCAGGACAAGGCGGGACGCCCGTACGCCGAACACCTCGCCGCCGTCGCGGACGGTGTACGGGCCAGGGGCGGCAGTGTCGACCAGATCGCCGCCGCCTGGCTGCACGACGCGGTCGAGGACGACGCCCTGTCCGCCGAGTGGCTGGCGGACGCCGCGCTGCCGCAGCAGGTCAAGGACATGGTCCTCGCCGTCACCAAACGGCAGGGCGAGGACCTGGCCGCGTACACCCGGCGCATCCTCGCCACGCCGGGCGCTCTGCTGATCAAGGAATCCGACCTCGCCCACAACACCGACCCGGCCCGCCTCGCGGTCCTGGACCCGGCGACGCGTACCCGGCTGACCGCGAAATATGCGCAGGTACGCGCGCTGCTCGGACTCAGCGCCGGTGAATCGCCCACCGAACAGCTGGATCCGGCCAACACCACGGAGGGCTGATCCACTCAGAGCTTGGCGGCGTCCCGCCGGAACGCCCAGTCCATGTCCGGCTCGGTCACGAAACGCAGCGCCCGTCGCACCGGCGGCGTACACATCAGCGTCACCGCGCAGGCCGCGACCAGCGAGACGAGGACCAGCCCGGCCGGCGAGGCCAGCCACTCGTACCGGTCGAACAAGCCGACGTAGCCGGCACCCTTGACCAGGAAACCGTGCAGCAGATAGCCGCAGATCGTCCCGGCGCCCAGCACGGTGAACCACATGTGGCGACGCGGCACCCATGCCAGGAACCCGATGGTGAGCAGCAGCGCGCAGCCGAACATCAT harbors:
- a CDS encoding PP2C family protein-serine/threonine phosphatase, with the protein product MARRAGADSYPARLQKSAHRARIALRKSGVDYFRGDGSDWIALVGLLLTVPAITCGTLLNAVWCAPAALVLPIVAGGLLLRPASLLGLYATAAAALIVESIALGPYSEGPARVTPGTVLVVAACGFFGLILAQFRARVGVPWRRGGTMLFDLRERIRVQSALPRLPQGWHREMALRPAGGQSFSGDFVVAARTNGGRTLEAVLTDVSGKGMDAGSRALLLSGAFGGLLGSLPPHGFLPAANAYLLRQDWDEGFATSIHLVLDLESGDYELLSAGHPPALQLHAGSGRWEEKAAEGPLLGVYDGAQFDAVKGSLAPGDVLMLFTDGLVEASDRDIAEGMDRLTGEADRYVVTGFDGAAWHLIEACAKDVNDDRALLLLSRRS
- a CDS encoding HD domain-containing protein; translated protein: MPTPRTPLTLTEVEAIARSAHAGRQDKAGRPYAEHLAAVADGVRARGGSVDQIAAAWLHDAVEDDALSAEWLADAALPQQVKDMVLAVTKRQGEDLAAYTRRILATPGALLIKESDLAHNTDPARLAVLDPATRTRLTAKYAQVRALLGLSAGESPTEQLDPANTTEG
- a CDS encoding amino acid permease, producing the protein MTQTTLAGPGHQPGEPGRADKPGSSDGLQAGLKNRHLSMIAIGGVIGAGLFVGSGAGIAAAGPAILLSYALVGLMVVFVMRMLGEMAAARPSSGSFSAYADRALGRWAGFSIGWLYWFFWVVVLAVEATAGAKILEGWVPAVPQWAWALIVMLVLTATNLVSVSSYGEFEFWFAGIKVVAIAAFVVVGLLAVFGLLPGSDNPGSGLAHLTDSGGFFPHGPGAILTGVLMVVFSFMGSEIVTLAAGESENPQRAVQKATNSVIWRIAVFYLGSIFIVLTLLPWNDASILKDGSYVAALNSIGIPHAGQVMDVIVLTAVLSCLNSGLYTASRMAFSLGERGDAPKAFARTNKRGVPRAAILSSVVFGFVAVFFNYQWPDTVFQFLLNSSGAVALFVWLVICFTQLRMRGIILRESPEKLVVRMWLFPYLTWATIAMISFVLVYMLTDDSGREQVLLSLLVAAIVVAISLVREVRQRKAGTAAVTADASADA
- a CDS encoding biotin transporter BioY, whose protein sequence is MSTAAAPVRTGAVLADLLPAARHRYAIDTALVVGGAALTGIAAQIAVPVPGSPVPVTGQTFAALLVGTALGARRGFLSLAVYALVGMAGMPWFAGGSSGAGGASFGYVLGMLLAATVVGALARRGGDRSVLRTAGTMVLGSAIIYAVGVPYLALSTGMSASAAIAAGLVPFLLGDALKAALAMGALPAAWKLVGRRG
- a CDS encoding Fpg/Nei family DNA glycosylase, with amino-acid sequence MPEGHTIHRLAADHRDRFVGGPVRVSSPQGRFSDSAALLDGRGFTGVDAHGKHLFLGFEDAGWIHIHLGLFGKLHFGTTPVPPPTDTVRLRLANDDHHADLRGPTTCALITEPEKRAIHDRLGPDPLRTDEDGERAWRRISRSRITVAALLMDQKVIAGVGNVYRAEVLFRHGIDPYRQGKDLTRAEWDAIWVDLVTLMRAGVRNNRIDTVRPEHMPEAMGRAPRVDDHGGEVYVYRRARQGCHICGTEIRAAELAARNLFWCPTCQRA
- a CDS encoding ribose-5-phosphate isomerase — its product is MRVYLGSDHAGFELKNHLVEWLTAQGHEAVDCGPHIYDAQDDYPPFCLRAAERTAADAGSLGIVIGGSGNGEQMAANKVKGVRAALAWSEQTAALGREHNNANVVSIGGRMHTVEESTKFVEIFLATPYSGEERHTRRIEMLTAYETTGELPPIPAHHPQQG
- a CDS encoding amino acid permease, which encodes MHDAPPPTQQEPLSHALKQRHLTMLGLGGVIGAGLFVGSGAGIAVAGPGIVVSYLIAGALAMLVMRMLGEMSAAIPASGAFSVHAERALGRWAGFSVGWLYWFLLVVVLAVEATAAAQIAHGWVPGVDQWAWVLAFMVVFTVTNLTAVKNFGEFEFWFAALKVTAIVIFLVLGLLAVFGLLPDTDPVGLTNLTGQGGFLPNGWGGVVSGVLTVVFAFGGLEVVTIAAAETDDPARAVGRAVRSAVVRILFFYVGSMLVIVTVLPWTAQQAGLSPYVKVLDAIGVPSAGQIMNIVVFVALLSALNANLYGASRMVFSLAERGEGPRGLLKVSGSGGGGGVPRRAVLASVAFGFVSVLLNLKWPDSVFLYLLNSVGAVLLFVWGLIAASQLRLRRRLEREAPEALTLRMWCFPWLTWVTLAALVAVLVLMLTDDVARPQVLWSAGATGLVLLVAGARELRDRRRA
- a CDS encoding GNAT family N-acetyltransferase, with protein sequence MTTELRVLRPSEWNEWFGSLELAFGGVADSPEERELWEELTEHERSIGIWDGPDVVGTAGAFSFRLAVPGGALVPAAGVTMVGVAATHRRRGLLTSMMRRQLDDVRALGEPLAVLTASEPAIYGRFGYGAATKQMSLEIDTDRVRLAVPDGTDEVRLRYARPDEATAACEGVYERLVAGRPGTPAHGPGWERRALIDPASARQGASPLQCLLAERAGEVVGYSTFRIKPDWDAAGPKGRIAVDDLSALDPAAYAALWRFLFEIDLTSTVEARNRPVDDAVLHLVSDVRRCNIKLRDSLYVRLVELGAALEARAYRAAVDVVFEVEDAFCPWNAGRWRLTADTKGGASCKRTDDPADLALSVRELGSAYLGGESLLSLARAGRVQELRAGAVAEAASAFSGMVEPWLPRGF
- a CDS encoding amino acid permease, yielding MSRTSASPPTAGSEVSAVPTGSDVSAVKADSALTHGLKQRHLSMIALGGVIGAGLFVGSGAGIASAGPSIVIAYAISGLLVMFVMRMLGEMSAANPASGSFSVHAERAIGPWAGFTAGWAFWVLLCVAVGLEGIGAAKIVTGWLPGTPEWAWVALFMAVFLGTNLAAVKNFGEFEFWFASLKVVAITLFLVLGVLAILGVLPGTDAPGGANLRGDGGFLPNGSNGFIIGLLASVFAYGGLETVTIAAAESENPVRGVAKAVRTAMWRIALFYVGSMAVIVTLVPWDDPKVATVGPFYATLDHLGISGAAEIMNVVILIALLSAMNANIYGASRMACSLVARDQGPKRLGRVSSGVPRNAVLVSSVFGFLCVLLSYWRPDDVFPWLLNMIGAVILVVWIFIAVSQLLLRRRLEREAPEKLVVRMWLFPVGTLIALAAMAGIFLLMLRQPDTRDQLLATGALTVVLAVIGVVRQRRAAAVKN